The stretch of DNA CGGCGTCTCCGTTCGCTCGTCGGTCTCGTCCGCCGGACTGTCGTCGGCTCCGCTGCCCGCACAGCCGGCGAGCGCGACGACCCCGGCGGTCCCGAGTCGTCGGAGGAGGGCTCTGCGTTCCATATCATCGAGACAGTATCCGTAAGAAAGGCCCTTGTGGTGGTTCAAAGCCGACTTTGACCGAGGTGTGTCCCCGCGCCGCGTGGTGCCCCCCGAACCGTCACCCTTTTCATACCGACCCGCCTCCGTCAAGGTGAGTCCGGATAGGGTAGTGGACTATCCTCTTGGCTTGCGGAGCCAGGGACCGGAGTTCAAATCTCCGTCCGGACGTTTCTCTCGACGCCACACCGCGAGCGGAGCGAGCGGTCAGCGTCGACCCCGTGCGGAGATTCGAGCGAGCGAGCCGCACGCCCGGAGCGTCTCGCCCAGGTCACATCTCCGTCCGGACGTTCACTGCGTTCACGACCGGACGTGCGATCTGTGGGCGGAGAGCGCCGTCCGACGCCGGGAGACGCGGGCCGGTGCCGCCTCAGACCGCCTTCTCGACGGTCTGGACGCCCTCGAGCACCGACTCGCGCTTGAAGTAGAGCAGCTCGATCGCGAGCACGGCGGCGGCGATGAGCAACACGGTGAAGAAGGTGTTGCGCTGGTGGATGAACAGGTGATAGAGGAGGATGGGGAAGAACGCGGCCGACCCGACGACGCCGAACGCCGGGACGAGGCCGTTGATCTCCTCGGCGTCGCGCTGGGTCCAGCCGACGTAGCTCATCGCGCCGAAGACGGCGATGAACGCCAGCGACCCGAAGGAGGTGATCCCCTGGAGGCTCCCGTAGGCGGTGAAGGCCGCGGCGAGGACGCCCAGCACGACGATGGTCCGCTCGGGGACGCCGTCGGCGTCGCCGTCGCCGATCCGGTCGGGCAGGAGGTCGTCGCTGAGCATCCCCTTCCCGAAGTGTGCGCTGCTGAACAGCGTCCCGTTGATGGCGCTGCCCGTCGAGAACAGCGCGGCGATTGAGATCGCTACGAACCCCCAGTCGCCGGGGATGAACGGGCGCGCGGCGACCGCGAGCGCCGTCTCGGGGTGCTGGGCGATGACCTCCTGGGGGGCGAGGCTCGTCGTGACGACGGCGACGAGGCCGTCGATGAGCACCGTCGCGACCAGCGAGACGTAGACGGCGATCGGCAGCGTCGACTCGGGGTCCTTGATCTGCTCCTGGTCGTACATCAGGAGCTGCCACCCCTGGAAGGAGACGAAGGAGATCGCCGTCGCCATCAGCAGTCCGGTGCCGGGGCTGGGCGAGAGGCCGAACTCCAGGGAGTTCACCTGGAAGCCGTAGACCACGCCCCAGCCGCCGAAGACGACGAGGATGGCCACCTTGAGCGCGACCAGCGCGATCTCGGAGCGGCCGGTCGAACGCGCTCCCAGCAGGTTCAGCCCCACGAACAGGCCGATGGCCGCCACCGAGACGAACGGCCGGACCGGCAGGCCCAGCAGCGGGACCGTGGTGACGTCGAACAGTTTCTCGAAGAAGCTCCCGAACGCGAAGGCGTACATCGCCATCGCGCCGATGTAGCCCACCAGGAGCGTCCAGCCGACGACGCCGGCGAGCTTCGGCCGGCCGACGAAGTTCTCGATGAACGTCACCGACCCGCCGTGGTCGTCAGAGAGCTTGTTGAGCTGGAGATACGAGTACGCGGCCGCCATCGACACCGTCGACGCGAGTGCGAACGCCGCCCAGGCGGACGCGCCCGTGATCCGAGCGACGACGCCGAGGACGGCGAACACGCCCCCGCCGATCATCCCGCCGAGGGCGATGGCGCTCGCGCCGAAGACGCCGAGTTGGTCGTCGTCTGACATCGACGATCGGTACAAGCGGTCCTTTGTAAGGATTTGTGCTTTCCTGTGCTTGCGGACCGAGTGGGGCGTAGCGCCCGTCTAACGCGTTGAGCGGGCTCGATGTCCGTCAGTCCCGACGGGCGTCGATGCCGACGCCCTCCTGTTGCTCGACGGCGACGCCCTCCGGTTCCGGACGGCCGCGCCGGACGTGGGCGTACTTGATGATCGAGACGAACACCACGCCGCCGACGGCGTTGCCGACCGTCGTGATCGCGAGGAACTGCGCCCACTCGCCGTAGGAGATGGGTGCGCCGGCGAAGATGCCCGCCAGCACCTCGATGTTACCGGCGACGCA from Haloarcula litorea encodes:
- a CDS encoding APC family permease, with the translated sequence MSDDDQLGVFGASAIALGGMIGGGVFAVLGVVARITGASAWAAFALASTVSMAAAYSYLQLNKLSDDHGGSVTFIENFVGRPKLAGVVGWTLLVGYIGAMAMYAFAFGSFFEKLFDVTTVPLLGLPVRPFVSVAAIGLFVGLNLLGARSTGRSEIALVALKVAILVVFGGWGVVYGFQVNSLEFGLSPSPGTGLLMATAISFVSFQGWQLLMYDQEQIKDPESTLPIAVYVSLVATVLIDGLVAVVTTSLAPQEVIAQHPETALAVAARPFIPGDWGFVAISIAALFSTGSAINGTLFSSAHFGKGMLSDDLLPDRIGDGDADGVPERTIVVLGVLAAAFTAYGSLQGITSFGSLAFIAVFGAMSYVGWTQRDAEEINGLVPAFGVVGSAAFFPILLYHLFIHQRNTFFTVLLIAAAVLAIELLYFKRESVLEGVQTVEKAV